The following proteins come from a genomic window of Miscanthus floridulus cultivar M001 chromosome 2, ASM1932011v1, whole genome shotgun sequence:
- the LOC136537595 gene encoding uncharacterized protein, whose protein sequence is MASFNFGLLELADGESGEVAVSVVVAKAKAEAAHAKKAEAAAPGTAEKEKAVHKNLYFLKLQHDNGIRNIEHELKRLRDVLIKLRGQETKLKEKGENGVHFIQLSEEQRELRLMQLSEEQRKLRQQQKKLREEEARLRPLRKEFYLEHGFPLVGGDEEEPQVPNQGESVQGNDNAGVDNFNGGYNSDGYGSVPSYHDGEPDVHADGVYVYHERQVEEGYAYNNNGGRQGYPEVRKVQKWVAKQPSSDAGTEADHKPEEKVTSDAGSEAEHKPVEKKPAATPANADAAPVSGSEKSSAAVAAASNNGQGKFQKQNLNGSEKRKKRKNAKNGGNEVDKAKKQDSSEADVSKKTDKEPPADYPREEEKKTLAEYEKIRQEKKKSSEDVSGTEQRKVSAEEFKGLQMLEKKKLDDEEAVMKAEKVQNKAKETSKKEEKAQPEAKDADAAKPKKVVIPLKDLSFAPPRRIVILEDGSSNGGGAPRGRFNGGSFQGRRRDNSTDSRVPAGRSGDNGRAAQNEAGNYGNGAPRGGYSGGRGYGAPRGDYSGGRGDGGDGAPRGDYSVRRGDGYSDRGNGGYHNQGGNGGYQGNGGYHNQGGNGGGYQQQHGGYQRRPGNDNYYRPRGRGYSGNGRSPVPQSIVVEDMNLFPPLPSSAPARAAAPAAAPAAASATAPAPAPAQS, encoded by the exons ATGGCCAGCTTCAACTTCGGCCTGCTCGAGCTCGCGGACGGCGAGTCCGGGGAGGTCGCCGTGTCCGTCGTCGTCGCCAAGGCCAAGGCCGAGGCCGCCCACGCCAAGAAGGCCGAGGCCGCCGCCCCCGGGACCGCCGAGAAGGAGAAGGCCGTGCACAAGAACCTCTACTTCTTGAAGCTTCAGCACGACAATG GTATAAGAAATATTGAGCACGAGCTGAAGAGGTTGAGAGATGTATTGATAAAGCTGAGGGGGCAGGAAACAAAGCTGAAGGAGAAAGGAGAGAATGGAGTCCATTTCATTCAGTTGTCGGAGGAGCAAAGGGAGCTCCGTCTCATGCAGTTGTCGGAGGAGCAAAGGAAGCTGAGGcagcagcagaagaagctgaGGGAGGAGGAAGCAAGGTTGAGGCCGCTGAGGAAAGAGTTTTATTTGGAGCATGGATTTCCTCTGGTGGGTGGTGACGAAGAAGAGCCCCAAGTCCCCAATCAGGGGGAAAGTGTTCAGGGCAACGACAATGCCGGTGTTGACAATTTCAATGGCGGCTATAACAGTGATGGCTATGGCAGTGTACCCAGCTATCACGATGGTGAGCCAGATGTTCATGCTGATGGAGTCTATGTGTACCATGAGAGGCAGGTAGAGGAAGGCTATGCCTACAACAATAATGGTGGCAGGCAGGGATATCCTGAGGTCAGGAAGGTTCAGAAGTGGGTAGCTAAGCAGCCATCCTCTGATGCTGGTACAGAGGCTGATCACAAGCCTGAGGAGAAGGTCACCTCTGATGCTGGCTCGGAGGCTGAGCACAAGCCTGTAGAGAAGAAGCCAGCCGCCACTCCTGCTAATGCGGATGCTGCGCCTGTCTCTGGTTCAGAAAAATCTTCTGCTGCAGT GGCTGCTGCAAGTAACAACGGACAAGGTAAATTTCAAAAGCAGAATCTCAATGGCTCTGagaaaaggaagaagaggaagaatgcTAAGAACGGTGGCAATGAAGTTGATAAGGCAAAGAAACAAGATTCATCCGAGGCTGATGTTTCAAAGAAGACTGACAAGGAACCACCGGCAGACTATCCTAGGGAGGAAGAGAAAAAG ACCCTTGCTGAGTATGAGAAGATTCGTCAAGAGAAAAAGAAGTCCTCGGAGGATGTCTCAGGAACTGAGCAGAGGAAGGTCTCTGCAGAGGAATTTAAGGGCCTGCAGATGttggagaagaagaagctggATGATGAGGAAGCTGTCATGAAGGCAGAAAAGGTTCAGAACAAGGCTAAGGAGACTagcaagaaggaagaaaaggctcagcCCGAGGCAAAGGACGCTGACGCAGCCAAGCCTAAGAAG GTCGTCATCCCGTTGAAAGATCTCTCCTTTGCGCCACCAAGGCGCATTGTTATCCTGGAAGATGGCTCTTCCAATGGTGGCGGGGCTCCTCGTGGCCGCTTCAATGGCGGCAGTTTCCAGGGCCGCAGACGCGACAACAGCACCGACTCGCGGGTTCCTGCCGGTCGGAGTGGCGACAATGGCAGGGCGGCCCAGAATGAGGCTGGCAACTACGGCAACGGTGCTCCGAGGGGCGGCTACTCTGGCGGCCGCGGCTACGGTGCTCCGAGGGGCGACTACTCTGGTggccgcggcgacggcggcgacggtgcTCCGAGGGGCGACTACTCTGTTCGCCGCGGCGACGGCTACAGCGACCGGGGCAACGGCGGCTACCACAACCAGGGCGGCAACGGCGGGTACCAAGGCAATGGCGGGTACCACAACCAGGGCGGCAACGGCGGTGGGTACCAGCAGCAGCACGGAGGCTACCAGCGCCGCCCAGGCAACGACAACTACTACCGGCCTCGGGGACGCGGCTACTCCGGCAACGGCCGTTCCCCTGTCCCCCAGTCCATCGTCGTCGAGGACATGAACTTGTTCCCGCCGCTACCCTCCTCTGCTCCGGCCCGAGCTGCCGCACCGGCTGCAGCTCCCGCGGCCGCCTCCGCTacggcccccgcccccgcccccgctcaGTCCTAG